From Scomber scombrus chromosome 13, fScoSco1.1, whole genome shotgun sequence, a single genomic window includes:
- the rprma gene encoding protein reprimo A, producing the protein MNNTGFNQTDGGLFNKTEEIFCCNFSSVVTDNGFVAAAPDERSLFIMRVVQIAVMCVLSLTVVFGIFFLGCNLLIKSEGMINFLVTDRRPSKETEAVIVGAY; encoded by the coding sequence ATGAATAACACCGGATTCAACCAAACGGATGGCGGACTGTTCAACAAGACAGAGGAGATTTTCTGCTGCAACTTTTCCTCCGTGGTGACTGATAACGGCTTTGTGGCCGCCGCTCCTGATGAGAGGAGCCTCTTCATCATGAGGGTGGTCCAGATAGCCGTCATGTGCGTTTTGTCGCTCACGGTGGTGTTTGGCATATTTTTCTTAGGTTGTAACCTTCTCATAAAGTCAGAGGGGATGATCAACTTTTTGGTAACGGACAGAAGACCATCAAAAGAAACGGAGGCAGTTATTGTTGGTGCCTACTGA